A portion of the Thermotoga sp. SG1 genome contains these proteins:
- a CDS encoding sugar ABC transporter ATP-binding protein, with the protein MKLLEMKQITKRFPGVVALDKVDFDLGRGEIHALVGENGAGKSTLMKILSGILRPDEGKIFLDGKEVTFNSILEAQNYGISMIHQELSLCENLTVAENIFLGLEENWNVSRKNLVRKARELLEQLEFDIQPDKRVEELSVSEKQLVSIAKALSRKVKILIMDEPTATITEHEVKRLFEIMHDLKRRGISIVFISHRLDEVFEIADRITVLRDGQKIGTGSLRDYDRDTIIQMMIGRRISEMYPKFNKCTEEVIFEVEEFSVPGYVEPLSFELRKGEIFGIAGLVGCGKSELALGLFGAMKSFFKRMTLFGKDITRLESPLDALKNGIVMVPEDRKTQGLILELSVIKNIILPNTDIVSRFMKINWKQSARIAEQFVKQLNIKTPSIKQLVKNLSGGNQQKVVIAKYLAKKPRLAVFVEPTRGIDVGSKVEIYELMNHLANEGTGIIFISSELPEIVNLCDRVMVMHRGRMTALLEKDEISQENIMKAAVGVQAK; encoded by the coding sequence TTGAAATTGCTCGAAATGAAACAAATTACGAAGCGCTTCCCAGGGGTAGTGGCTCTTGACAAAGTGGATTTTGACCTGGGAAGGGGGGAAATTCATGCACTCGTTGGAGAAAACGGTGCCGGTAAGAGTACTCTGATGAAAATATTATCAGGAATTCTCAGACCAGATGAGGGAAAAATCTTCCTGGATGGAAAAGAAGTGACTTTTAACTCTATTCTCGAAGCGCAGAACTATGGGATATCGATGATTCATCAGGAGTTGAGCCTCTGTGAGAACCTTACAGTGGCTGAGAACATCTTTTTGGGATTGGAAGAAAATTGGAACGTTTCGAGGAAAAATCTCGTAAGAAAAGCCAGAGAGCTCCTTGAGCAGCTCGAATTTGATATTCAGCCTGATAAAAGGGTAGAAGAATTGAGTGTTTCGGAGAAACAGCTAGTGTCCATAGCTAAAGCACTTTCTAGGAAAGTTAAGATTCTGATAATGGACGAACCAACTGCAACCATTACCGAACACGAGGTAAAAAGGCTTTTTGAAATAATGCACGATTTAAAGAGACGCGGAATCTCTATAGTATTCATATCGCATCGTCTCGATGAGGTATTTGAAATAGCAGACAGGATCACCGTTTTGAGAGACGGACAAAAGATAGGAACAGGAAGTTTGAGAGACTACGATCGTGACACCATTATACAGATGATGATAGGAAGGAGAATATCGGAAATGTATCCTAAATTCAACAAATGCACAGAGGAGGTAATTTTTGAAGTAGAGGAATTCTCCGTACCAGGCTATGTAGAACCTCTTTCTTTCGAACTGAGAAAAGGGGAAATCTTTGGGATAGCAGGGTTGGTTGGTTGCGGTAAAAGTGAACTTGCTTTGGGACTTTTTGGAGCCATGAAATCCTTTTTCAAAAGAATGACACTTTTTGGAAAGGATATAACAAGATTGGAAAGTCCTTTAGATGCTTTGAAAAATGGTATCGTTATGGTCCCAGAAGATAGAAAAACTCAGGGTCTTATTCTCGAGTTGAGTGTGATTAAGAACATCATCCTACCAAATACAGATATTGTTTCACGATTCATGAAAATAAACTGGAAGCAATCAGCCAGGATTGCTGAGCAATTCGTAAAGCAACTGAACATCAAGACACCATCCATTAAGCAGCTGGTTAAGAATCTATCAGGTGGTAATCAACAAAAGGTGGTGATAGCAAAATATCTCGCCAAGAAACCGCGACTTGCCGTGTTTGTAGAACCAACCCGTGGTATCGATGTGGGATCTAAAGTGGAAATTTATGAGCTGATGAACCACCTGGCAAATGAAGGGACGGGAATTATCTTCATTTCCTCTGAGTTACCGGAGATAGTGAATCTGTGTGATCGAGTGATGGTTATGCATAGAGGCAGAATGACAGCATTGCTGGAGAAAGATGAAATATCCCAAGAAAACATCATGAAAGCAGCAGTGGGGGTGCAAGCAAAATGA
- the rbsD gene encoding D-ribose pyranase, whose amino-acid sequence MKRMGILNSTISEMVANMGHTDMLTIVDMGFPIPDGAKKVDLVVDKGKPGLLEVVEVILKELEIEKIILAEEMNEKNSETRDLLINLVEKNNSNVKIEFIPHEEFKKISRTSKGFVRTGADKPYSNVILVSGVIF is encoded by the coding sequence ATGAAACGAATGGGAATTCTTAACTCTACCATATCCGAGATGGTGGCAAACATGGGACATACCGACATGTTGACAATAGTTGATATGGGTTTCCCTATACCTGATGGAGCCAAAAAAGTAGATTTAGTGGTTGACAAGGGAAAACCTGGCCTTCTGGAAGTGGTAGAAGTTATTCTAAAGGAATTAGAGATTGAGAAAATCATTCTGGCTGAGGAGATGAACGAAAAAAATTCTGAGACTCGAGATTTACTGATTAATCTCGTAGAGAAAAACAATAGTAATGTAAAAATAGAATTCATACCTCATGAGGAGTTCAAAAAAATTTCCAGAACTTCAAAAGGATTTGTAAGGACAGGAGCGGACAAGCCGTATTCGAACGTCATCCTCGTGAGTGGGGTGATATTTTGA